The following are encoded together in the Cicer arietinum cultivar CDC Frontier isolate Library 1 chromosome 2, Cicar.CDCFrontier_v2.0, whole genome shotgun sequence genome:
- the LOC101488602 gene encoding probable protein phosphatase 2C 42 isoform X1, producing MVSELWNTRPQVATTGTCCLVGVIFQQTLFIANVGDYCVGGVAAIQLSPEHNANLEGVRQELRELHPYDPQIVVLKHGVWRVKGIIQVNKLEESFNVINSRTKPRAAYLFTKDNKFKEQFVKKVSVGGLLINDTALHRRRQSISL from the exons ATGGTTTCTGAATTATGGAATACTCGACCACAAGTTGCAACTACTGGGACTTGTTGTTTGGTTGGAGTGATTTTTCAGCAGACGCTTTTTATCGCAAATGTGGGAGATTATTGTGTTGGTGGGGTTGCAGCGATTCAGCTGTCTCCTGAACACAATGCAAATCTCGAGGGTGTTAGACAGGAACTTAGAGAATTACACCCTTATGATCCCCAAATTGTTGTTCTCAAGCATGGAGTATGGAGAGTAAAAGGAATTATTCAG GTGAATAAGCTGGAAGAAAGCTTCAATGTGATTAACTCGAGAACAAAGCCACGTGCAGCATATTTATTTACAAAGGACAATAAGTTCAAGGAACAATTTGTAAAGAAAGTTTCTGTTGGTGGTTTGCTTATCAATGACACTGCCTTACAT AGGCGGCGACAATCGATCTCTCTCTGA
- the LOC101488602 gene encoding probable protein phosphatase 2C 42 isoform X2 — MVSELWNTRPQVATTGTCCLVGVIFQQTLFIANVGDYCVGGVAAIQLSPEHNANLEGVRQELRELHPYDPQIVVLKHGVWRVKGIIQVNKLEESFNVINSRTKPRAAYLFTKDNKFKEQFVKKVSVGGLLINDTALHLVVYNLP; from the exons ATGGTTTCTGAATTATGGAATACTCGACCACAAGTTGCAACTACTGGGACTTGTTGTTTGGTTGGAGTGATTTTTCAGCAGACGCTTTTTATCGCAAATGTGGGAGATTATTGTGTTGGTGGGGTTGCAGCGATTCAGCTGTCTCCTGAACACAATGCAAATCTCGAGGGTGTTAGACAGGAACTTAGAGAATTACACCCTTATGATCCCCAAATTGTTGTTCTCAAGCATGGAGTATGGAGAGTAAAAGGAATTATTCAG GTGAATAAGCTGGAAGAAAGCTTCAATGTGATTAACTCGAGAACAAAGCCACGTGCAGCATATTTATTTACAAAGGACAATAAGTTCAAGGAACAATTTGTAAAGAAAGTTTCTGTTGGTGGTTTGCTTATCAATGACACTGCCTTACAT CTTGTGGTTTATAATTTGCCATGA